A genomic stretch from Halobellus sp. LT62 includes:
- a CDS encoding DUF7385 family protein — protein sequence MEDSEYDELTSSLTPHESAGGVTTYRNTVSIACPACGDPFDDLVICEDEYNSLELSMLLDLCVTTHEDEILLFTHKH from the coding sequence ATGGAGGACAGCGAGTACGACGAACTCACCTCGTCGCTGACGCCGCACGAGTCGGCGGGCGGGGTGACGACGTATCGGAACACCGTGAGCATCGCCTGTCCCGCGTGCGGTGACCCGTTCGACGACTTGGTCATCTGCGAGGACGAGTACAACAGCCTCGAACTCAGTATGCTGCTCGATCTGTGCGTGACGACCCACGAGGACGAGATACTCCTCTTCACGCACAAGCACTAG
- a CDS encoding AzlD domain-containing protein, translated as MAAEYSPLGVWAAIVALGALTFGIRGSFIHLFGRIENVPDRAMNALRFVPPAVFAALTVPAFVAPEGSIAVVGNERLVAGLVAAAVTWYLDDVFATIVAGMATLWILRFGV; from the coding sequence ATGGCGGCGGAGTACAGCCCGCTGGGCGTCTGGGCGGCGATCGTCGCCCTCGGTGCCCTCACGTTCGGGATCCGCGGGTCGTTCATCCACCTGTTCGGCCGAATCGAGAACGTCCCCGACAGAGCGATGAACGCGCTCCGATTCGTGCCGCCGGCGGTGTTCGCCGCGCTCACTGTGCCCGCGTTCGTCGCCCCCGAGGGATCGATCGCGGTCGTCGGCAACGAACGACTCGTCGCCGGCCTCGTCGCCGCCGCGGTCACGTGGTACCTCGACGACGTCTTCGCGACCATCGTCGCCGGGATGGCGACGCTGTGGATCCTTCGGTTCGGCGTTTGA
- a CDS encoding rhomboid family intramembrane serine protease, whose product MRRVTAANVLTPFERGVRPLVSQHRALAAPITDLLTIVVCGVYAIQAAQTTLWGVSSVFETTNYVYVRAPWLAWTVAPLLHGGLTHVVPNVLTLFVFGRITEAHLSRRRFAAMVVLAAVGSILALVGWSAVFASGSYVAVYGISGVVFAAAGFALVHLPRHGRVMDLELLAVLFGVCAVALVAVESIVALAFHTPAGINVGHAAGLLVGVATALVSPVGERVCPSRADPSEE is encoded by the coding sequence ATGCGGCGAGTCACGGCGGCGAACGTGTTGACGCCGTTCGAGCGGGGCGTGCGGCCGCTGGTGTCTCAGCACCGAGCGCTCGCCGCGCCGATCACGGATCTGCTCACGATCGTCGTTTGCGGCGTCTACGCGATTCAGGCGGCTCAGACCACGCTGTGGGGCGTTTCCTCGGTGTTCGAGACGACAAATTACGTTTACGTCCGTGCGCCGTGGCTCGCGTGGACGGTGGCTCCCCTTTTGCACGGCGGGTTGACGCACGTCGTTCCCAACGTCCTCACGCTGTTCGTGTTCGGTCGAATCACGGAGGCCCACCTTTCGAGACGCCGATTCGCCGCGATGGTCGTCCTCGCAGCGGTGGGATCGATCCTCGCACTCGTCGGGTGGAGCGCCGTGTTCGCGAGCGGCTCTTACGTGGCCGTCTACGGCATCAGCGGCGTCGTCTTCGCGGCCGCGGGGTTCGCGCTCGTCCACCTGCCGCGCCACGGCCGGGTGATGGACCTCGAGCTGCTCGCCGTCCTGTTCGGCGTCTGCGCGGTGGCGCTCGTGGCCGTCGAGAGCATCGTCGCGCTGGCGTTTCACACCCCGGCGGGGATCAACGTCGGCCACGCGGCGGGACTCCTCGTCGGCGTCGCCACCGCGCTCGTCTCGCCGGTTGGCGAGCGCGTTTGTCCGTCGCGAGCGGATCCATCTGAGGAGTAG
- a CDS encoding SIMPL domain-containing protein translates to MNRRLGLATVAIATLVLLAGCSAPLQTTAGGEIPTDDVRTISTSGSGEVSADADLAVVTVAVTARADTANAAREDVAASAATMREALREAGVDDDAVTTESYRIRPIAEPRSDSDREITGYEAVHTYRIETTPDEAGSVVDTAIENGASEVYGVSFTLSDDQREELREEALQRAMDAARTDADSIAAAADLTVTGVQSASTGGGYSPVYETRATAADSGGVPTEFDAGSVTVSATVDVTYRAAEQ, encoded by the coding sequence ATGAACCGTCGACTTGGTCTCGCAACGGTCGCAATCGCAACGCTCGTCCTCCTCGCCGGGTGCAGCGCGCCCTTACAGACGACTGCCGGAGGGGAAATACCGACAGACGACGTCCGAACGATCTCCACCAGCGGGAGCGGCGAAGTGTCCGCCGACGCCGATCTGGCCGTCGTGACCGTGGCCGTCACCGCCCGCGCTGACACCGCAAACGCCGCCCGCGAAGACGTCGCCGCGAGCGCCGCGACGATGCGCGAGGCACTCCGTGAAGCCGGAGTCGACGACGACGCGGTGACGACCGAGAGCTACCGGATCCGACCGATCGCAGAGCCCAGATCCGACAGTGATCGGGAGATCACCGGCTACGAAGCGGTCCACACCTACCGCATCGAGACGACTCCCGACGAGGCCGGGAGCGTCGTCGACACGGCAATCGAAAACGGCGCGAGCGAGGTGTACGGCGTGAGCTTCACGCTCAGCGACGACCAGCGCGAAGAGCTCCGCGAGGAGGCGCTCCAGCGCGCGATGGACGCCGCGCGAACCGACGCCGACTCCATCGCCGCGGCCGCCGACCTGACCGTCACGGGCGTCCAGTCCGCCTCCACCGGCGGCGGCTACTCGCCGGTTTACGAGACGCGCGCGACCGCCGCCGACAGCGGCGGCGTCCCGACCGAGTTCGACGCCGGATCGGTGACGGTCTCAGCGACGGTCGACGTCACCTACAGGGCGGCTGAGCAGTAA
- a CDS encoding AzlC family ABC transporter permease: MSRFRLPAEIRRGVRDVAPLLIGIAPFGLVAGAAAVDAGLTPLQAVGLSVVVFAGASQLAAIDLFGSNAELLVVVLTGVVINLRMLMYSASIAPHFRVLRSAWKSICAYVLTDQAYALSIARYTDAEAELDPRERRHYYLAVGVSLWIVWQCCTILGIAVGARVPDSWGLAFAVPLVFLSLLIPVITTRPKAIAAVVGGSVAVAGDVFAVPLDLGLVIGGLAGVLAGVLADEWLATSAQESDLGGGH, from the coding sequence GTGTCTCGCTTTCGCCTCCCCGCTGAAATCCGGCGTGGCGTCCGCGACGTGGCCCCGCTGTTGATCGGCATCGCGCCGTTCGGACTCGTCGCGGGCGCGGCCGCGGTCGACGCCGGCTTGACGCCGCTGCAAGCTGTCGGGCTGTCGGTCGTCGTCTTCGCGGGCGCGTCGCAGTTGGCCGCGATCGACCTCTTCGGCAGTAACGCGGAACTGCTGGTCGTCGTCCTCACGGGCGTCGTGATCAACCTCCGAATGCTGATGTACTCCGCGTCGATCGCCCCGCACTTCCGCGTGCTGCGCTCGGCGTGGAAATCGATCTGCGCGTACGTGCTCACCGATCAGGCCTACGCGCTCTCGATCGCGCGCTACACCGACGCGGAGGCCGAGTTGGATCCGCGCGAGCGACGTCACTACTACCTCGCCGTGGGGGTGTCTCTGTGGATCGTCTGGCAGTGCTGTACGATCCTCGGAATCGCCGTCGGCGCGCGCGTCCCCGACTCGTGGGGGCTCGCCTTCGCCGTGCCGCTGGTCTTTCTCAGTCTCCTCATTCCCGTGATCACCACGAGACCGAAGGCGATCGCCGCCGTCGTCGGTGGGAGCGTCGCGGTCGCCGGCGACGTGTTCGCGGTCCCCTTAGATCTCGGACTCGTCATCGGTGGGCTCGCGGGCGTCCTCGCGGGTGTTCTCGCCGACGAGTGGCTCGCGACGTCGGCGCAGGAGTCCGACCTCGGGGGTGGACACTGA
- a CDS encoding AMP-dependent synthetase/ligase — protein sequence MNWRDAEAAYDDDVLGETTLARMFEESAARNAEGVAQRYKGGIYDRSLVAADAVPTAPDGEYAGLTYTEMRDLVRRLAAGFDDLGVDPGDRVGILSDTRMEWAQTDFALLTLGGVVTTVYTSSSESQIRYLLSDPGASGVVVENAELLSRLLAVEDDLDLEFVVVVDEISDGSGMAGAVRDRDDIHTLGEVYARGAAAFGEGDVDEGDVESWLAARDVDDLASLIYTSGTTGQPKGVELTHRNLRSNVDGCYRRFGPNPDRTGGTISPDATTLSFLPLAHVFERLAGHYLMFAAGATVAYAESPDTLREDFQLVRPTVGTSVPRVYEKLYDAIRTQASESSMKRRIFEWAVDVGRAHQSTDDPGPLLSAKHRLADRLVFEQVREALGGRVDFLISGGGSLSPELCRLYHAMGLPILEGYGLTETSPVVTVNPPEAPKIGTIGPPLVGVEARLDQSIVGDDVGADGEVGELLVRGPNVSAGYWNRPEETARAFTEDGWFRTGDIVERDADDYLRFRERAKQLLVLSTGKNVAPGPIEDAFAASPVIEQCLVVGDGRKFVSALLVPNFEGIREWAELEGIDLPEEPEAIARDDRVVDRIQREVDAANEAFEPYERIKQFRVLSEEFSEADDTLTPTMKKKRRNILDRYADQIEMLYE from the coding sequence ATGAACTGGCGGGACGCGGAAGCGGCGTACGACGACGACGTCCTCGGCGAGACGACGCTGGCCCGGATGTTCGAAGAGAGCGCGGCGAGAAACGCGGAGGGCGTCGCCCAGCGGTACAAGGGGGGAATCTACGACAGATCGCTCGTCGCTGCCGACGCTGTGCCGACGGCCCCAGACGGCGAGTACGCCGGCCTGACGTACACCGAGATGCGCGATCTCGTCCGGCGACTCGCGGCCGGTTTCGACGACCTCGGCGTCGATCCCGGCGACCGAGTCGGTATCCTCTCGGACACGCGGATGGAGTGGGCTCAGACCGATTTCGCGCTGCTCACCCTCGGCGGCGTCGTCACGACCGTCTACACCTCCTCTTCGGAGTCGCAGATCCGCTATCTCCTCTCCGACCCCGGCGCGAGCGGGGTCGTCGTCGAGAACGCCGAACTGCTCTCGCGCCTCCTCGCCGTCGAGGACGACCTCGATCTGGAGTTCGTCGTCGTCGTCGACGAGATCTCCGACGGGAGCGGGATGGCCGGGGCGGTCCGCGACCGCGACGACATCCACACGCTCGGCGAGGTCTACGCCCGCGGTGCGGCCGCCTTCGGCGAGGGTGACGTCGACGAGGGCGACGTCGAATCGTGGCTGGCCGCCCGCGACGTCGACGACCTCGCGTCGCTCATCTACACGTCTGGGACGACCGGGCAGCCGAAGGGCGTCGAACTGACCCACCGGAACTTACGGTCGAACGTCGATGGGTGCTACCGGCGGTTCGGTCCCAATCCCGACCGGACCGGCGGGACGATCTCTCCCGACGCCACGACGCTGTCGTTCCTCCCGCTCGCGCACGTCTTCGAACGACTCGCCGGACACTACCTGATGTTCGCCGCCGGCGCGACCGTCGCGTACGCAGAGAGCCCCGACACGCTCCGGGAGGACTTCCAGTTAGTCCGGCCGACGGTGGGGACGTCGGTCCCGCGCGTCTACGAGAAGCTCTACGATGCGATCCGCACGCAGGCCTCCGAATCGAGTATGAAACGCCGGATCTTCGAGTGGGCCGTCGACGTCGGACGCGCCCACCAGTCGACGGATGATCCGGGTCCGCTGCTCTCGGCGAAGCACCGACTCGCGGACCGGCTGGTCTTCGAACAGGTCCGCGAGGCGCTCGGCGGCCGGGTCGACTTCCTCATCAGCGGCGGCGGCAGCCTCTCGCCCGAGCTGTGCCGCCTGTATCACGCGATGGGGCTGCCGATCCTCGAAGGGTACGGCCTCACCGAGACGTCGCCGGTCGTCACTGTCAACCCGCCGGAAGCGCCGAAGATCGGAACGATCGGCCCGCCGCTCGTCGGCGTCGAGGCCCGCCTTGATCAGTCGATCGTCGGCGACGACGTCGGCGCGGACGGCGAGGTCGGCGAACTGCTCGTCCGCGGGCCGAACGTCTCCGCGGGCTACTGGAACCGTCCGGAGGAGACCGCGAGGGCGTTCACCGAGGACGGCTGGTTCCGCACCGGCGACATCGTCGAGCGCGACGCCGACGACTATCTCCGGTTCCGCGAGCGGGCCAAGCAGCTCTTGGTGCTCTCGACGGGCAAGAACGTCGCGCCCGGGCCGATCGAGGACGCCTTCGCGGCCAGCCCCGTGATAGAGCAGTGTCTCGTCGTCGGCGACGGCAGGAAGTTCGTCTCCGCGCTTCTCGTCCCGAACTTCGAGGGGATCCGCGAGTGGGCCGAACTCGAGGGGATCGACCTCCCCGAAGAACCCGAAGCGATCGCCCGCGACGACCGCGTCGTCGACCGCATCCAGCGGGAGGTCGACGCCGCCAACGAGGCGTTCGAGCCCTACGAGCGAATCAAGCAGTTCCGCGTGCTCTCCGAGGAGTTCTCGGAGGCCGACGACACGTTGACGCCGACGATGAAGAAGAAGCGCCGGAACATTCTGGACCGCTACGCCGATCAGATCGAGATGCTCTACGAGTAG
- a CDS encoding TIGR00341 family protein encodes MRLVQVKVPSGKREAVLDVLDDEGVDYAVTDESSGRNDDAVVTFPLPIAAVEPILDELRGVGIERDSYTVVVQAETVVSEQFEALEERYEVEEEETGNGDRIAREELVARADEMAPTVRPYVLMTAVSAIVATAGLLLDSPAVVVGSMVIAPLIGPAMAASVGTVVDDSEMALRGVKLQALGAVLAVGAAALFAILVRVTNVVPLTAEEVFAIGEVRERLAPDVLSLVIALGAGAAGAVSLASGVSSALVGVMIAAALVPPTAVVGIGIAWGEPQSVIGSAVLVLVNILAINLVALVVLWRMGYRPKLWFREDEARSATIKRIAALAVVLLLLTSLLGAFTYSSYRTADFESDTTAAIESELPPEATLLNLDVTYEGFPLQTPRTVVVTVGYPPSASPPPVAERIRDRVSALAPEPLGPFDETDVDVEIRYVAVERANG; translated from the coding sequence GTGCGACTCGTACAGGTGAAGGTGCCGTCCGGGAAGCGAGAGGCGGTGCTGGACGTCCTCGACGACGAGGGCGTCGATTACGCGGTAACCGACGAGAGCAGCGGCCGCAACGACGACGCCGTCGTCACGTTTCCGCTCCCGATCGCCGCGGTCGAACCGATACTGGACGAGCTCCGCGGTGTCGGCATCGAGCGCGACTCCTACACTGTGGTCGTTCAGGCGGAGACCGTCGTCTCCGAGCAGTTCGAGGCGCTGGAGGAACGCTACGAGGTCGAAGAGGAGGAGACGGGCAACGGCGACCGGATCGCCCGCGAGGAACTCGTCGCGCGCGCCGACGAGATGGCACCGACGGTTCGTCCGTACGTGCTGATGACCGCCGTGAGCGCCATCGTCGCCACCGCCGGGCTCCTCCTCGATTCGCCCGCCGTCGTCGTCGGATCGATGGTTATCGCGCCACTCATCGGACCCGCGATGGCAGCGAGCGTCGGGACCGTTGTCGACGACAGCGAGATGGCGCTCCGCGGCGTCAAGCTGCAAGCACTCGGGGCGGTACTGGCGGTCGGAGCGGCCGCGCTGTTCGCGATCCTCGTCCGGGTTACGAACGTCGTCCCGCTCACCGCCGAAGAGGTGTTCGCGATCGGCGAGGTCAGAGAACGGCTCGCACCCGACGTGCTCTCGCTGGTCATCGCGCTCGGTGCCGGTGCCGCGGGGGCCGTCTCGCTCGCCTCCGGCGTCTCTTCCGCGCTCGTCGGCGTGATGATCGCCGCGGCGCTCGTCCCGCCGACGGCCGTCGTCGGCATCGGTATCGCGTGGGGCGAACCGCAGTCGGTGATCGGATCGGCCGTCCTCGTGCTCGTGAACATCCTCGCGATCAACCTCGTCGCGCTCGTCGTCCTCTGGCGGATGGGCTATCGGCCGAAGCTCTGGTTCCGCGAGGACGAGGCCCGCTCGGCGACGATCAAGCGCATCGCCGCGCTCGCGGTGGTCTTGCTCCTCCTCACCAGCCTGCTCGGTGCCTTCACGTACAGCTCCTACCGCACCGCCGACTTCGAGAGCGACACCACTGCCGCGATCGAATCGGAGCTTCCGCCGGAAGCGACGCTCCTGAACCTCGACGTGACGTACGAGGGGTTCCCCCTACAGACGCCGCGGACGGTCGTCGTGACCGTCGGGTACCCCCCGTCAGCGTCGCCGCCACCGGTCGCCGAGCGGATCCGTGATCGGGTCAGCGCACTCGCCCCGGAGCCGTTGGGGCCGTTCGATGAGACGGACGTCGACGTCGAAATCAGGTACGTCGCCGTCGAGCGCGCGAACGGGTGA
- a CDS encoding ribonuclease R family protein produces MSNDAQSQAGTAEGQGPVEISIDVARQLEEKREELFEEFGIRDEFPPAVRSEAKSRTEDIQTEIEDELEHRQDLRDLTTWTTDPIDAQDFDDAISIRENEETYTLWVHIADVTHYVHPDSEMWAEAVERGNTVYLPGYTIHMLPPVLAETVCSLVPQEDRLAHTVEMEIKKDTLSFETVDIYKSVIHSNERLTYTQCENRLDDPDAPLHDENALVYELADQLHEQRKEDGSLVLNPSRDRAHTIIEECMLKANKAVTHELMWNRGVEAMYRVHPQPTPDQWDEALREITELDGVNISGASWDDPRKAVNDALENSDSRALNKIQRAVLKVMPRAKYMNDPFGGHYALNFDIYGHFTSPIRRLSDLINHWIVHENDVPEDLIELCDRASERQKDGETAERLYKQFLEEVHLDPHAVNNRGVVTVDDDENVVNEKGLPPERIDLRED; encoded by the coding sequence ATGTCGAACGACGCGCAGTCACAGGCCGGGACGGCCGAGGGGCAGGGCCCCGTCGAGATCTCTATCGACGTCGCCCGGCAGTTAGAAGAAAAGCGCGAGGAGCTCTTCGAGGAGTTCGGGATCCGCGATGAGTTCCCGCCGGCGGTCCGCTCGGAGGCGAAATCGCGGACCGAAGACATCCAAACGGAGATCGAAGACGAACTGGAACACCGACAGGATCTCCGTGACCTCACGACATGGACGACCGACCCGATCGACGCACAGGACTTCGACGACGCGATCAGCATCCGCGAGAACGAGGAGACGTACACGCTGTGGGTTCACATCGCCGACGTCACCCACTACGTCCACCCCGACTCCGAGATGTGGGCCGAGGCCGTCGAGCGCGGGAACACCGTCTATCTGCCGGGGTACACGATCCATATGCTCCCGCCGGTGCTCGCCGAGACCGTCTGCTCGCTCGTGCCGCAGGAGGACCGACTGGCGCACACGGTGGAAATGGAGATCAAGAAGGACACGCTGTCGTTCGAGACCGTCGACATCTACAAGTCGGTCATCCACTCGAACGAGCGGCTGACGTACACGCAGTGTGAGAACCGCCTCGACGATCCCGACGCGCCGCTGCACGATGAGAACGCCCTCGTCTACGAGCTCGCCGACCAGCTCCACGAGCAGCGCAAGGAGGACGGGTCGCTGGTGTTGAACCCGAGTCGCGACCGCGCACACACGATCATCGAGGAGTGTATGCTGAAGGCCAACAAGGCCGTCACGCACGAGCTGATGTGGAACCGCGGCGTCGAGGCGATGTACCGCGTGCACCCCCAGCCGACGCCTGACCAGTGGGACGAGGCGCTTCGGGAGATCACCGAACTCGACGGCGTGAACATCTCCGGGGCGTCGTGGGACGATCCCCGGAAGGCCGTCAACGACGCGCTCGAAAACTCCGATTCGCGGGCGCTCAACAAGATCCAGCGCGCCGTGCTGAAGGTGATGCCTCGCGCGAAGTATATGAACGACCCCTTCGGCGGCCATTACGCGCTGAACTTCGACATCTACGGGCACTTCACCTCTCCCATCCGACGACTCTCGGATCTCATCAACCACTGGATCGTCCACGAGAACGACGTCCCCGAAGACCTGATCGAACTCTGCGACCGCGCCTCCGAGCGCCAGAAGGACGGCGAGACCGCCGAGCGGCTCTACAAGCAGTTCTTAGAGGAGGTTCACCTCGATCCGCACGCGGTCAACAACCGCGGCGTCGTCACCGTCGACGACGACGAGAACGTCGTCAACGAGAAGGGGCTCCCGCCGGAGCGGATCGACCTGCGCGAGGACTGA